GGGTTCGCGCTGATGCTGTCCACCTCGGTCGACCAGTCCCCCGGCTTCGCCGCGATCGCACCGCACACCACCGGACTCGCGGTCTTCGTCGACGGCGACGTCGTCGTGAACGTCGACGGCGAGGAGATCAGCGGCGCGCAGTCGCTGGCGTGGGTGGAGCGGCTGATCCCGTGGCCGGTCGAGTCGGTCTCGGCCGTGCTGCCCGGAGCCGCGGCGCCGGCCGCCGGGTCGTCGTACCGGCTCGATGGTGGGGTCGTGCCCGCCGGTGGCTTCCTGGTGCCCACCGTCGGTGGTACGCCGGCCGAGCCGGTCCTGCGCCCGGCGACCCAGGTCCGGGCGCCCGAGCCGGCGCCCGTCGTCCAAGCTCCGCCGGCCGTGGAGCCCGAGCCGCCCGTCATGGCGCCGGTCGCCGGCCGGCCGCTGCCGCCGGCGCAGCCCGACGAGCACGTGAGCTTCCAGTCGGTGCTGATGAGCGAGGTCGACGACGACATCGACGACTTCGAGCCGCTGCCGATCGTCGAGGACGCGGCTCAGGTCCACGACGACCACGCCCATGAGCAGGTGCGCGGCGTCTACTGCAAGAACCAGCACTTCAACGACCCGCGGGTGCTGTTCTGCGGGATCTGCGGGATCAACATGGTCCAGCAGACGCCCGTGCTGGTGAACGGCCCGCGGCCGCCGCTGGGCGTGATCGTGCTCGACGACGGAGCGGTGTTCCAGCTGGACAACCCGTACCTGTTGGGGCGCGACCCCGCACCGGACGAGCGGATCGTCGCCGGCGAGTTCCGGCCGCTGCCGATCATCGACCAGTCCAACCAGGTCTCCCGGGTGCACGCGCGGCTCGAGCTGCGCGGCTGGGACGTCGTCCTGGTCGACAACA
The genomic region above belongs to Nocardioides sp. QY071 and contains:
- a CDS encoding FHA domain-containing protein; this encodes MTHSSADDWTAASVVPGPGGGTLARFGPVVLLVGSDDPEVVRPYLEHAEMVAANGGQGRQLIRGFALMLSTSVDQSPGFAAIAPHTTGLAVFVDGDVVVNVDGEEISGAQSLAWVERLIPWPVESVSAVLPGAAAPAAGSSYRLDGGVVPAGGFLVPTVGGTPAEPVLRPATQVRAPEPAPVVQAPPAVEPEPPVMAPVAGRPLPPAQPDEHVSFQSVLMSEVDDDIDDFEPLPIVEDAAQVHDDHAHEQVRGVYCKNQHFNDPRVLFCGICGINMVQQTPVLVNGPRPPLGVIVLDDGAVFQLDNPYLLGRDPAPDERIVAGEFRPLPIIDQSNQVSRVHARLELRGWDVVLVDNNSTNGTYVHLPKTPDWVRMPPGSEQVLVQGTRVRIGHRTLAFNTHAGNATG